Proteins from a genomic interval of Callospermophilus lateralis isolate mCalLat2 chromosome 1, mCalLat2.hap1, whole genome shotgun sequence:
- the Phf7 gene encoding E3 ubiquitin-protein ligase PHF7, translating into MKTIKEKKKERLRLRKSARTRKVTQRKPSSGPVCRLCFREPGDPEKLGEFLQKDNLSVHYFCLILSSKLPQRGQSNRGFHGFLPEDIKKEAARASRKICFVCKKKGAAINCQKDHCIRNFHLPCGQERGCLSQFFGEYKSFCGKHRPTQNIQQGNVGEESCVLCCENLSQAIAENIQSPCCSQAIYHRKCIQKYAHTSAKHFFKCPQCNNREEFPQEMLRMGIHIPDRDAAWELEPGAFSELYQRYQHCDAPICLYEQGRDNFQDEGKWRLILCATCGSHGTHRDCSSLRSNSKKWECDECSPSASAIDYRPENSNDIPCCSSTFQPQEHFCRDTSLEENPGPSWTDWPGPSLAEIPESSGGRKNHSWQSKGVRITKRCKKSK; encoded by the exons ATGAAGActataaaagaaaagaagaaggaacGCCTAAGATTGAG GAAATCTGCCAGGACTAGGAAGGTAACCCAGAGGAAGCCATCTTCAGGGCCTG tttgccGGCTATGCTTTCGAGAACCTGGGGATCCCGAAAAGTTAGGAGAATTCCTTCAGAAAGACAATCTCAGCGTGCATTATTTCTGTCTT ATTCTATCTAGCAAGCTGCCTCAGAGGGGCCAGTCCAACAGAGGTTTCCATGGATTCCTGCCTGAAGACATCAAAAAGGAGGCAGCCCGGGCTTCTAGGAAG ATCTGCTTTGTGTGCAAGAAAAAGGGAGCCGCTATCAACTGCCAGAAGGATCACTGCATCCGAAACTTCCATCTGCCTTGTGGCCAAGAAAGGGGTTGCCTTTCACAATTTTTTGGAGAGTACAA ATCATTTTGTGGAAAACATCGGCCAACACAGAACATCCAACAGGGGAATGTGGGAGAGGAAAGCTGTGTCTTGTGTTGTGAAAACTTATCCCAAGCCATTGCTGAGAACATCCAGAGCCCGTGTTGTAGTCAAGCTATCTACCACCGCAAGTGCATCCAG AAATATGCTCACACATCAGCAAAACATTTCTTCAAATGTCCTCAGTGTAACAATCGAGAAGAGTTTCCTCAAGAAATGCTAAGAATGGGAATTCATATACCAGACAG AGATGCTGCCTGGGAACTCGAGCCAGGGGCTTTCTCAGAGTTGTATCAGCGCTATCAGCATTGTGATGCCCCCATCTGTCTGTACGAACAAGGCAGAGACAACTTTCAGGACGAAGG GAAGTGGCGCCTCATTCTGTGTGCTACGTGTGGATCCCACGGAACCCATAGGGACTGCTCCTCTCTTAGATCCAACAGCAAGAAATGGGAGTGTGATGAGTGTTCACCTTCTGCTTCAGCCATAG ACTACAGACCTGAAAACTCAAATGATATTCCCTGCTGCAGCAGCACCTTCCAACCTCAGGAGCATTTCTGCAGAGACACCAGCCTGGAAGAGAATCCAGGCCCTTCTTGGACTGATTGGCCAGGACCTTCCTTAGCAGAAATTCCAGAGTCCTCTGGTGGCAGGAAGAACCACTCCTGGCAGTCCAAGGGTGTCAGAATCACTAAGAGGTGCAAAAAGTCCAAGTAA
- the Sema3g gene encoding semaphorin-3G isoform X2, which produces MECANFVRVLQPHNRTHLLACGTGAFQPTCALITVGHRGEHVLHLEPSSVESGRGRCPHEPSRPFASTFVGGELYTGLTADFLGREAMIFRSGGPRPALRSDSDQNFLHEPRFVMATRIPDNSDQDNDKVYFFFSETLPSPDGGPGRVTVSRVGRVCVNDAGGQRVLVNKWSTFLKARLVCSVPGPAGAETHFDQLEDVFLLWPKAGKSLEVYALFSAVSAVFQGFAVCVYHMADIWEVFNGPFAHRDGPQHQWGSYGGKVPFPRPGVCPSKMTAQPGRPFGSTKDYPDEVLQFARAHPLMFWPVRPRRGRPVLIKTNLAQQLSQIVVDRVEAEDGTYDVIFLGTDSGSVLKLIVLQTGGSEEPEEVVLEELQVFKVPTPITEMEISVKRQMLYVGSQLGVAQLRLHQCETYGSACAECCLARDPYCAWDGTSCTRYRPSPGKRRFRRQDIRHGNPALQCLGHGQNEEASGLVTTRVYGTEHNSTFLECLPKSPQAAVRWFLQRPEDEGPDQVKTDERVLQMEQGLLFRRLSRLDAGTYTCTTLEHGFSQTVVRLALEVIAATQLDSLFPRKPTLEEPPARGGLASTLPKAWYKDILQLTGFANLPRVDEYCERVWCPGTGERSGSFRSRGKQAKGKSWAGLELGKKVKSRMQVERNRTPREVEAT; this is translated from the exons ATGGAATGTGCCAACTTTGTGCGGGTGCTGCAGCCCCACAACCGGACCCACCTGTTGGCATGTGGCACCGGGGCCTTCCAGCCCACTTGTGCCCTCATCACAGTTGGCCATCGTGGGGAG CATGTGCTCCACCTGGAGCCCAGCAGTGTGGAAAGTGGACGGGGGAGATGCCCACATGAGCCCAGCCGCCCCTTTGCCAGCACCTTTGTAG GTGGGGAGCTGTACACAGGCCTCACTGCTGACTTCCTGGGACGCGAGGCCATGATCTTCCGAAGTGGGGGTCCCCGACCAGCACTGCGTTCTGACTCTGACCAGAACTTTCTGCACG AGCCCCGGTTTGTGATGGCCACACGGATCCCTGACAACTCTGACCAGGATAATGATAAGGTGTACTTCTTCTTTTCGGAGACTCTCCCTTCACCCGATGGTGGCCCAGGGCGTGTCACCGTCAGCCGTGTGGGCCGGGTCTGTGTG AATGATGCTGGTGGCCAGAGGGTGCTGGTGAACAAGTGGAGCACCTTCCTCAAAGCCAGGCTGGTCTGCTCTGTGCCCGGCCCTGCCGGTGCTGAGACCCACTTTGACCAGCTAG AGGACGTGTTCCTGCTGTGGCCCAAGGCAGGGAAAAGCCTGGAGGTGTACGCGCTCTTCAGCGCCGTCAG CGCCGTGTTCCAGGGCTTTGCCGTCTGTGTGTATCACATGGCAGATATATGGGAGGTCTTCAATGGGCCTTTTGCCCACCGTGATGGTCCTCAGCACCAATGGGGGTCCTATGGGGGAAAGGTGCCCTTCCCCCGCCCTGGTGTG TGCCCCAGCAAGATGACTGCACAGCCAGGACGACCCTTTGGCAGCACCAAGGACTACCCAGATGAGGTGCTGCAGTTTGCCCGTGCCCACCCGCTCATGTTCTGGCCTGTACGGCCTCGGCGTGGCCGCCCTGTCCTCATCAAGACTAATCTGGCCCAGCAGCTGAGCCAGATTGTGGTGGACCGTGTGGAGGCAGAAGATGGGACCTATGATGTCATCTTCCTAGGGACGG ACTCAGGCTCTGTGCTCAAACTCATCGTCCTCCAGACAGGAGGTTCAGAGGAGCCCGAGGAAGTGGTTCTGGAGGAGCTCCAGGTGTTTAAG GTGCCAACACCCATCACTGAAATGGAGATCTCTGTCAAAAGG CAAATGCTGTATGTGGGCTCTCAGCTGGGTGTGGCTCAGCTGCGACTGCACCAGTGTGAGACCTATGGCAGTGCTTGTGCTGAGTGCTGCCTGGCCCGAGACCCATACTGTGCCTGGGATGGTACCTCCTGTACCCGCTACCGCCCCAGCCCTGGCAAGCGTCGGTTCCGCCGACAGGACATCCGGCATGGCAACCCTGCCCTACAATGCTTGGGTCATGGCCAGAATG AGGAAGCTTCAGGACTGGTGACCACCAGGGTCTATGGTACAGAGCACAATAGCACCTTCCTGGAGTGCCTGCCCAAGTCTCCCCAGGCTGCTGTGCGCTGGTTCTTGCAGAGGCCAGAGGATGAGGGCCCTGACCAG GTAAAGACAGATGAGCGGGTCCTGCAaatggagcaggggctgctgttcCGCAGGCTCAGTCGCCTCGATGCCGGTACCTACACCTGCACAACGCTAGAGCATGGCTTCTCCCAGACTGTGGTCCGTCTGGCTCTGGAGGTGATTGCGGCTACACAGCTGGACAGTCTGTTCCCTCGGAAGCCAACACTGGAGGAGCCCCCTGCCCGCGGAGGCCTGGCCTCTACCCTACCCAAGGCTTGGTATAAGGACATTCTGCAGCTCACTGGCTTCGCCAACCTGCCCCGGGTGGATGAGTACTGTGAGCGTGTGTGGTGTCCAGGCACTGGGGAGCGCTCAGGCTCCTTCCGGAGCAGGGGGAAGCAGGCCAAAGGCAAGAGCTGGGCAGGTCTGGAATTGGGCAAGAAAGTGAAGAGCCGGATGCAGGTTGAGCGCAACCGGACGCCACGGGAGGTGGAAGCCACATAG
- the Sema3g gene encoding semaphorin-3G isoform X1 has product MAPLAWAICCFLGGLLISGGSPSVPRLRLSYRDLLSANRSAIFLGPRGSLDLQSMYLDEYRDRLFLGGRDALYSLRLDQAWPDPREVLWLPQPGQREECVRKGRDPLMECANFVRVLQPHNRTHLLACGTGAFQPTCALITVGHRGEHVLHLEPSSVESGRGRCPHEPSRPFASTFVGGELYTGLTADFLGREAMIFRSGGPRPALRSDSDQNFLHEPRFVMATRIPDNSDQDNDKVYFFFSETLPSPDGGPGRVTVSRVGRVCVNDAGGQRVLVNKWSTFLKARLVCSVPGPAGAETHFDQLEDVFLLWPKAGKSLEVYALFSAVSAVFQGFAVCVYHMADIWEVFNGPFAHRDGPQHQWGSYGGKVPFPRPGVCPSKMTAQPGRPFGSTKDYPDEVLQFARAHPLMFWPVRPRRGRPVLIKTNLAQQLSQIVVDRVEAEDGTYDVIFLGTDSGSVLKLIVLQTGGSEEPEEVVLEELQVFKVPTPITEMEISVKRQMLYVGSQLGVAQLRLHQCETYGSACAECCLARDPYCAWDGTSCTRYRPSPGKRRFRRQDIRHGNPALQCLGHGQNEEASGLVTTRVYGTEHNSTFLECLPKSPQAAVRWFLQRPEDEGPDQVKTDERVLQMEQGLLFRRLSRLDAGTYTCTTLEHGFSQTVVRLALEVIAATQLDSLFPRKPTLEEPPARGGLASTLPKAWYKDILQLTGFANLPRVDEYCERVWCPGTGERSGSFRSRGKQAKGKSWAGLELGKKVKSRMQVERNRTPREVEAT; this is encoded by the exons ATGGCCCCCTTGGCGTGGGCTATCTGCTGCTTCCTGGGGGGCCTCCTGATCAGTGGGGGCAGCCCCAGTGTGCCCCGCCTGCGACTCTCCTACCGAG acCTCCTGTCTGCCAACCGCTCTGCCATCTTTCTGGGCCCCCGAGGCTCTCTGGACCTCCAGTCCATGTACCTGGATGAGTACCGGGACCGCCTCTTTCTGGGGGGACGTGATGCCCTTTACTCTCTGCGCCTAGACCAGGCATGGCCAGATCCTCGGGAG GTCCTGTGGCTGCCCCAGCCAGGCCAGAGGGAGGAATGTGTTCGAAAGGGAAGAGATCCTCTG ATGGAATGTGCCAACTTTGTGCGGGTGCTGCAGCCCCACAACCGGACCCACCTGTTGGCATGTGGCACCGGGGCCTTCCAGCCCACTTGTGCCCTCATCACAGTTGGCCATCGTGGGGAG CATGTGCTCCACCTGGAGCCCAGCAGTGTGGAAAGTGGACGGGGGAGATGCCCACATGAGCCCAGCCGCCCCTTTGCCAGCACCTTTGTAG GTGGGGAGCTGTACACAGGCCTCACTGCTGACTTCCTGGGACGCGAGGCCATGATCTTCCGAAGTGGGGGTCCCCGACCAGCACTGCGTTCTGACTCTGACCAGAACTTTCTGCACG AGCCCCGGTTTGTGATGGCCACACGGATCCCTGACAACTCTGACCAGGATAATGATAAGGTGTACTTCTTCTTTTCGGAGACTCTCCCTTCACCCGATGGTGGCCCAGGGCGTGTCACCGTCAGCCGTGTGGGCCGGGTCTGTGTG AATGATGCTGGTGGCCAGAGGGTGCTGGTGAACAAGTGGAGCACCTTCCTCAAAGCCAGGCTGGTCTGCTCTGTGCCCGGCCCTGCCGGTGCTGAGACCCACTTTGACCAGCTAG AGGACGTGTTCCTGCTGTGGCCCAAGGCAGGGAAAAGCCTGGAGGTGTACGCGCTCTTCAGCGCCGTCAG CGCCGTGTTCCAGGGCTTTGCCGTCTGTGTGTATCACATGGCAGATATATGGGAGGTCTTCAATGGGCCTTTTGCCCACCGTGATGGTCCTCAGCACCAATGGGGGTCCTATGGGGGAAAGGTGCCCTTCCCCCGCCCTGGTGTG TGCCCCAGCAAGATGACTGCACAGCCAGGACGACCCTTTGGCAGCACCAAGGACTACCCAGATGAGGTGCTGCAGTTTGCCCGTGCCCACCCGCTCATGTTCTGGCCTGTACGGCCTCGGCGTGGCCGCCCTGTCCTCATCAAGACTAATCTGGCCCAGCAGCTGAGCCAGATTGTGGTGGACCGTGTGGAGGCAGAAGATGGGACCTATGATGTCATCTTCCTAGGGACGG ACTCAGGCTCTGTGCTCAAACTCATCGTCCTCCAGACAGGAGGTTCAGAGGAGCCCGAGGAAGTGGTTCTGGAGGAGCTCCAGGTGTTTAAG GTGCCAACACCCATCACTGAAATGGAGATCTCTGTCAAAAGG CAAATGCTGTATGTGGGCTCTCAGCTGGGTGTGGCTCAGCTGCGACTGCACCAGTGTGAGACCTATGGCAGTGCTTGTGCTGAGTGCTGCCTGGCCCGAGACCCATACTGTGCCTGGGATGGTACCTCCTGTACCCGCTACCGCCCCAGCCCTGGCAAGCGTCGGTTCCGCCGACAGGACATCCGGCATGGCAACCCTGCCCTACAATGCTTGGGTCATGGCCAGAATG AGGAAGCTTCAGGACTGGTGACCACCAGGGTCTATGGTACAGAGCACAATAGCACCTTCCTGGAGTGCCTGCCCAAGTCTCCCCAGGCTGCTGTGCGCTGGTTCTTGCAGAGGCCAGAGGATGAGGGCCCTGACCAG GTAAAGACAGATGAGCGGGTCCTGCAaatggagcaggggctgctgttcCGCAGGCTCAGTCGCCTCGATGCCGGTACCTACACCTGCACAACGCTAGAGCATGGCTTCTCCCAGACTGTGGTCCGTCTGGCTCTGGAGGTGATTGCGGCTACACAGCTGGACAGTCTGTTCCCTCGGAAGCCAACACTGGAGGAGCCCCCTGCCCGCGGAGGCCTGGCCTCTACCCTACCCAAGGCTTGGTATAAGGACATTCTGCAGCTCACTGGCTTCGCCAACCTGCCCCGGGTGGATGAGTACTGTGAGCGTGTGTGGTGTCCAGGCACTGGGGAGCGCTCAGGCTCCTTCCGGAGCAGGGGGAAGCAGGCCAAAGGCAAGAGCTGGGCAGGTCTGGAATTGGGCAAGAAAGTGAAGAGCCGGATGCAGGTTGAGCGCAACCGGACGCCACGGGAGGTGGAAGCCACATAG
- the Tnnc1 gene encoding troponin C, slow skeletal and cardiac muscles, giving the protein MDDIYKAAVEQLTEEQKNEFKAAFDIFVLGAEDGCISTKELGKVMRMLGQNPTPEELQEMIDEVDEDGSGTVDFDEFLVMMVRCMKDDSKGKSEEELSDLFRMFDKNADGYIDLEELKMMLQATGETITEDDIEELMKDGDKNNDGRIDYDEFLEFMKGVE; this is encoded by the exons ATGGATGACATCTACAAGGCTGCG GTAGAGCAGCTGACAGAAGAGCAGAAAAATG AGTTCAAGGCTGCCTTTGACATCTTTGTGCTGGGTGCTGAGGATGGCTGTATCAGCACAAAGGAGCTGGGCAAGGTGATGAGGATGCTGGGCCAGAACCCCACACCTGAGGAGCTGCAGGAGATGATTGATGAAGTGGATGAGGATG GCAGCGGCACAGTGGACTTCGATGAGTTTTTGGTCATGATGGTTCGATGCATGAAGGACGACAGCAAAGGGAAGTCTGAGGAGGAGCTTTCTGACCTCTTCCGCATGTTTGACAA AAATGCTGATGGCTACATTGACCTGGAGGAATTGAAGATGATGCTGCAGGCTACAGGTGAGACTATCACGGAGGACGATATCGAGGAGCTCATGAAGGATGGCGACAAGAACAATGATGGTCGCATAGACTATGATG AATTCTTGGAGTTCATGAAGGGTGTGGAGTAG